A stretch of the Salmo salar chromosome ssa20, Ssal_v3.1, whole genome shotgun sequence genome encodes the following:
- the LOC123729211 gene encoding high affinity cGMP-specific 3',5'-cyclic phosphodiesterase 9A isoform X2 — MGSSSSSYAPKTIYLDVDGKVQKVVFSRHCSPCDIKELLCSSSNIPRNTAITMVDPEGALVSIDPTMPTNSPNSLYKVISLSTGQLGDKEDMFQNVLSQVAEQFSRAFRINELKTEVTNRLAMLEKRVELEGLKVVEIEKCKNDLKKLRDEMTSRGGGRVGNCPCKYNFSDDGKKLNPRRDVPSYPKYTLSQETIEALKKPTFDVWHWEHNEMLSCLEYMYHDLGLVKEFNMNPITLKRWLLGIQENYRSNPFHNFRHCFCVSQMMYGMINLCNLPEKMTLTDMGILMTAAVCHDLDHPGYNNTYQINARTELAVRYNDISPLENHHCAVAFQILSLPECNIFANVELEAYKQIRQAIITLILATDMARHGEILDSFKHKVDSFDFTNEEHVTCLKMVLIKCCDISNEVRPTEVAEPWVDCLLEEYFMQSDREKTEGLPVAPFMDRDKVTKPTAQIGFIKFVLIPMFETVMKLFPQIEEIMVQPLRDSRDHYEELKQIDDAMTEAQKKKTENMSLGGKKK, encoded by the exons ATGGGGTCCAGCTCTTCTTCCTATGCCCCAAAAACCATCTATCTGGACGTGGATGGCAAGGTTCAGAAG GTGGTTTTCAGTCGGCACTGCAGCCCGTGTGACATCAAGGAGCTTCTTTGTTCCTCGTCCAACATCCCCAG GAATACTGCTATCACGATGGTAGATCCTGAAGGGGCCCTGGTGTCCATAGACCCTACTATGCCTACCAACTCTCCCAA CTCCTTGTACAAAGTCATTTCTTTATCCACCGGTCAGCTAGGAG ATAAAGAAGACATGTTTCAAAACGTGTTATCTCAGGTGGCGGAGCAGTTCAGCAG GGCTTTCCGAATCAACGAGCTGAAAACTGAGGTGACCAACAGACTGGCAATGTTGGAGAAAAGAGTGGAGT TGGAGGGATTGAAGGTGGTGGAGATTGAGAAGTGCAAAAATGACCTAAAGAAACTACGAGATGAGATGACAtccagaggaggagggag AGTTGGGAACTGTCCCTGCAAGTACAACTTTTCAGACGACGGGAAAAAGCTTAATCCCAGACGTGACGTCCCAAGTTATCCAAAG TACACCTTATCCCAGGAGACAATTGAAGCACTGAAGAAGCCAACATTCGATGTCTGGCACTGGGAACACAATGAG ATGCTGAGCTGCTTGGAGTACATGTACCATGACCTTGGACTGGTGAAGGAATTCAACATGAACCCCATCACTCTCAAACGCTGGCTG CTGGGCATTCAGGAGAACTATCGCAGCAACCCGTTCCACAACTTCCGCCACTGCTTCTGTGTTAGTCAGATGATGTATGGCATGATTAACCTGTGTAACCTGCCG GAGAAGATGACTCTGACGGACATGGGCATTCTCATGACAGCTGCAGTGTGCCACGACCTGGACCACCCCGGCTACAACAACAC GTACCAGATCAATGCTCGCACAGAGCTGGCCGTGCGTTACAACGATATATCTCCCCTGGAGAACCATCACTGCGCCGTGGCCTTTCAGATCCTCTCGCTGCCCGAGTGCAACATATTCGCCAACGTCGAATTGGAGGCCTACAAGCAGATCAGACAG GCCATCATTACCCTGATCTTGGCCACAGACATGGCCCGGCATGGAGAAATATTAGACTCCTTCAAACATAAAGTGGACAGCTTTGACTTCACAAACGAGGAGCATGTCACATGC CTGAAGATGGTTTTGATCAAATGCTGTGACATCTCCAACGAGGTCCGgcctaccgaggtggctgaaccCTGGGTAGACTGTCTGCTGGAGGAGTATTTCATGCAG AGTGACAGGGAGAAGACTGAAGGACTGCCGGTGGCTCCGTTTATGGACAGAGACAAAGTGACCAAGCCCACTGCCCAGATCGGATTCATCAAGTTTGTCCTCATCCCAATGTTTGAGACAGTCATGAAG CTCTTCCCCCAGATCGAGGAGATCATGGTGCAGCCTCTGAGAGACTCTAGAGACCACTACGAGGAGCTGAAGCAGATCGATGACGCCATGACGGAG GCACAGAAGAAAAAAACTGAAAATATGTCATTAGGAGGGAAGAAGAAGTAA
- the LOC123729211 gene encoding high affinity cGMP-specific 3',5'-cyclic phosphodiesterase 9A isoform X1 — translation MGSSSSSYAPKTIYLDVDGKVQKVVFSRHCSPCDIKELLCSSSNIPRNTAITMVDPEGALVSIDPTMPTNSPNSLYKVISLSTGQLGDKEDMFQNVLSQVAEQFSRAFRINELKTEVTNRLAMLEKRVELEGLKVVEIEKCKNDLKKLRDEMTSRGGGRVGNCPCKYNFSDDGKKLNPRRDVPSYPKYTLSQETIEALKKPTFDVWHWEHNEMLSCLEYMYHDLGLVKEFNMNPITLKRWLLGIQENYRSNPFHNFRHCFCVSQMMYGMINLCNLPEKMTLTDMGILMTAAVCHDLDHPGYNNTYQINARTELAVRYNDISPLENHHCAVAFQILSLPECNIFANVELEAYKQIRQAIITLILATDMARHGEILDSFKHKVDSFDFTNEEHVTCLKMVLIKCCDISNEVRPTEVAEPWVDCLLEEYFMQSDREKTEGLPVAPFMDRDKVTKPTAQIGFIKFVLIPMFETVMKLFPQIEEIMVQPLRDSRDHYEELKQIDDAMTEGSGSRFMIQKFKKVMGRPDLRL, via the exons ATGGGGTCCAGCTCTTCTTCCTATGCCCCAAAAACCATCTATCTGGACGTGGATGGCAAGGTTCAGAAG GTGGTTTTCAGTCGGCACTGCAGCCCGTGTGACATCAAGGAGCTTCTTTGTTCCTCGTCCAACATCCCCAG GAATACTGCTATCACGATGGTAGATCCTGAAGGGGCCCTGGTGTCCATAGACCCTACTATGCCTACCAACTCTCCCAA CTCCTTGTACAAAGTCATTTCTTTATCCACCGGTCAGCTAGGAG ATAAAGAAGACATGTTTCAAAACGTGTTATCTCAGGTGGCGGAGCAGTTCAGCAG GGCTTTCCGAATCAACGAGCTGAAAACTGAGGTGACCAACAGACTGGCAATGTTGGAGAAAAGAGTGGAGT TGGAGGGATTGAAGGTGGTGGAGATTGAGAAGTGCAAAAATGACCTAAAGAAACTACGAGATGAGATGACAtccagaggaggagggag AGTTGGGAACTGTCCCTGCAAGTACAACTTTTCAGACGACGGGAAAAAGCTTAATCCCAGACGTGACGTCCCAAGTTATCCAAAG TACACCTTATCCCAGGAGACAATTGAAGCACTGAAGAAGCCAACATTCGATGTCTGGCACTGGGAACACAATGAG ATGCTGAGCTGCTTGGAGTACATGTACCATGACCTTGGACTGGTGAAGGAATTCAACATGAACCCCATCACTCTCAAACGCTGGCTG CTGGGCATTCAGGAGAACTATCGCAGCAACCCGTTCCACAACTTCCGCCACTGCTTCTGTGTTAGTCAGATGATGTATGGCATGATTAACCTGTGTAACCTGCCG GAGAAGATGACTCTGACGGACATGGGCATTCTCATGACAGCTGCAGTGTGCCACGACCTGGACCACCCCGGCTACAACAACAC GTACCAGATCAATGCTCGCACAGAGCTGGCCGTGCGTTACAACGATATATCTCCCCTGGAGAACCATCACTGCGCCGTGGCCTTTCAGATCCTCTCGCTGCCCGAGTGCAACATATTCGCCAACGTCGAATTGGAGGCCTACAAGCAGATCAGACAG GCCATCATTACCCTGATCTTGGCCACAGACATGGCCCGGCATGGAGAAATATTAGACTCCTTCAAACATAAAGTGGACAGCTTTGACTTCACAAACGAGGAGCATGTCACATGC CTGAAGATGGTTTTGATCAAATGCTGTGACATCTCCAACGAGGTCCGgcctaccgaggtggctgaaccCTGGGTAGACTGTCTGCTGGAGGAGTATTTCATGCAG AGTGACAGGGAGAAGACTGAAGGACTGCCGGTGGCTCCGTTTATGGACAGAGACAAAGTGACCAAGCCCACTGCCCAGATCGGATTCATCAAGTTTGTCCTCATCCCAATGTTTGAGACAGTCATGAAG CTCTTCCCCCAGATCGAGGAGATCATGGTGCAGCCTCTGAGAGACTCTAGAGACCACTACGAGGAGCTGAAGCAGATCGATGACGCCATGACGGAG gGCTCTGGCTCTCGTTTTATGATCCAAAAATTCAAAAAGGTCATGGGTCGTCCTGATCTGCGTCTTTGA